Proteins found in one Deltaproteobacteria bacterium genomic segment:
- a CDS encoding class I SAM-dependent methyltransferase, which translates to MLTVDFRRLPLRRGDLVLDAGCGEGRHIFECFRRDCSILGMDLDHRSLLKARYVLGQMRERQEAKGRFLLLQGDALRFPFPDGAFDKIICAEVIEHVEDERLGMAELARILKSGGKIAVTVPTLVTEHVYDKLSKEYFRTPGGHVRKVIPQALANSMEENGLRIYAVGFAHAFHSPYWMLRCIFGLHDEKAFVPLFYRKFLHLSLFSTPLRIAEKICNYFFPKSIVLYAQKGNKVRSSELGVQSLDF; encoded by the coding sequence CTGCCCTTACGGCGAGGAGATCTTGTACTGGATGCCGGCTGTGGGGAAGGTCGGCATATCTTCGAGTGCTTTCGCCGTGACTGTTCCATTCTGGGCATGGATCTAGATCACCGGAGCCTGCTCAAAGCCCGTTATGTTTTGGGGCAGATGCGGGAACGCCAGGAAGCCAAGGGGCGATTTTTGCTCCTGCAGGGCGATGCCCTGCGATTTCCTTTTCCGGATGGAGCTTTTGACAAGATCATCTGTGCGGAAGTTATCGAACACGTTGAGGATGAAAGGCTGGGAATGGCCGAGTTGGCCCGAATCCTTAAAAGTGGGGGCAAGATCGCCGTAACCGTCCCTACTCTGGTCACCGAGCACGTTTACGACAAACTCTCCAAAGAATACTTCCGTACCCCGGGTGGACACGTCCGCAAGGTCATCCCTCAAGCCTTAGCGAATTCCATGGAGGAGAATGGCTTGAGGATCTACGCCGTGGGGTTTGCGCACGCTTTTCACTCTCCCTATTGGATGCTCCGTTGTATCTTCGGACTGCACGATGAAAAAGCCTTCGTCCCCCTGTTCTACCGAAAATTTCTTCATCTTTCCCTGTTTTCTACACCCCTGCGCATTGCGGAAAAAATCTGCAATTACTTTTTCCCCAAATCCATCGTTCTCTACGCTCAAAAAGGGAATAAAGTTCGGAGTTCAGAGTTGGGAGTTCAGAGTTTGGATTTTTAA